One genomic window of Corticium candelabrum chromosome 9, ooCorCand1.1, whole genome shotgun sequence includes the following:
- the LOC134183871 gene encoding putative flavin-containing monoamine oxidase AofH — protein sequence MSIASSRDDDVLDVLVVGAGISGLSAARKLVSSRVCQIAVVEAKDRIGGRTETVRLEAKDGKAGVWDLGGQWVCRTQTDVLELLAEFGIETYKQHTDGINVLLLNVGDKFLFNGVTPPLPWLSLIDTENCIRKIDQAAATVPVDDPLKCRDAYDWDRMTLEDFFRLHIWTEPAAELHALVARLAMGTEPSRMSLLYYLHFCNAAGGLLKLAETTEGSAQEWKIKGSTASLVQCLVDAVGRDRVFCDLPVTHITQTDDVVTVQTLAGQTFRAKKIILAIPPQQISRITIDPPLPTRYQYLSQHMPVGHLSKFVATYTTPFWRNRGYSGNVSSSSALSDRVKQMAVAEGISLDGCITYSPVCCVWDATTHDGLPALVGLQGGKVATQWSCQPLEFHKKVILKELKYLLGDEADDPVDFALRDWSTVPWNGGCPISYLTPGAMTGFGGYKTLRKPWHHIHFAGTELATVWCGYMSGAVQSGHRAAAEVLHNLRPDQFPALGDSESSEEPKEGHKPKKQISLLYFLLVAGTLALGLYASQRFRSL from the exons ATGTCGATCGCAAGTTCACGTGACGACGACGTCCTTGATGTTCTAGTTGTTGGTGCTGGAATATCTGGTCTTTCAGCCGCTCGCAAGCTTGTCAGTTCAAGAGTTTGCCAAATTGCTGTAGTGGAAGCTAAAG ATCGAATTGGTGGCAGAACTGAAACAGTAAGGCTTGAAGCTAAAGATGGAAAGGCAGGCGTTTGGGACCTTGGAGGACAATGGGTTTGCAG AACTCAAACAGATGTGTTAGAATTATTGGCTGAGTTTGGAATTGAGACTTACAAACAGCACACAGATGGTATCAATGTGTTATTGCTCAATGTGGGGGATAAATTCCTGTTTAATGGTGTGACCCCACCCCTACCATGGTTGAGTCTCATTGATACAGAAAATTGCATTAGGAAG ATTGACCAGGCAGCAGCCACAGTGCCTGTTGATGATCCTTTGAAATGTCGTGATGCTTATGACTGGGATCGAATGACACTAGAGGATTTCTTCAGATTGCACATCTGGACAGAAC CTGCAGCAGAGCTTCATGCACTTGTAGCTCGTCTAGCTATGGGCACTGAGCCTAGTCGGATGTCACTGCTGTATTATCTTCATTTCTGTAATGCAGCTGGTGGTCTATTGAAATtagcagaaacaacagaaggGTCAGCACAGGAGTGGAAGATCAAG GGATCAACAGCTTCTCTTGTACAATGTCTTGTGGATGCTGTGGGTAGAGACAGAGTATTTTGTGATCTGCCAGTAACACATATTACTCAG ACTGATGATGTTGTGACAGTTCAAACATTAGCTGGGCAAACCTTCAGAGCCAAGAAGATCATATTAGCCATTCCACCTCAACAAATAT CAAGAATTACAATTGATCCACCTCTCCCCACCAGATATCAATACCTTTCGCAACATATGCCAGTTGGCCATCTGTCAAAATTTGTGGCAACTTATACGACACCATTCTGGCGTAATCGTGGATACTCAGGGAATGTTAGCTCTTCTTCAGCTCTCTCAGACAGAGTAAAACAAATGGCTGTTGCAGAAGGCATCTCCTTGGATGGCTGCATCACGTATAGCCCAGTCTGCTGTGTTTGGGATGCCACTACTCACGACGGTCTTCCTGCACTAGTGGGTTTACAGGGAGGAAAGGTGGCTACTCAATGGAGCTGCCAACCG TTAGAATTTCACAAGAAGGTAATTTTAAAAGAGCTGAAGTATCTACTTGGTGATGAGGCTGATGACCCAGTCGACTTTGCTCTACGG GACTGGTCAACTGTGCCATGGAACGGGGGATGTCCAATTTCTTATCTGACTCCAGGTGCAATGACAGGCTTTGGAGGGTACAAGACCCTGAGAAAACCATGGCATCATATCCACTTTGCCGGTacagagttggcaactgtATGGTGTGGCTACATGAGTGGTGCTGTACAATCTGGCCATCGAGCAGCTGCCGAAGTCTTGCACAACCTACGTCCTGATCAGTTTCCTGCATTAGGAGATAGTGAATCATCTGAGGAACCTAAAGAAGGTCACAAACCAAAGAAACAGATATCTCTACTGTATTTCCTGCTGGTGGCAGGTACATTAGCTCTTGGATTGTATGCAAGTCAAAGATTCCGTTCGTTGTGA